In a single window of the Streptomyces sp. HUAS ZL42 genome:
- the sucB gene encoding 2-oxoglutarate dehydrogenase, E2 component, dihydrolipoamide succinyltransferase, with translation MAVSVTLPALGESVTEGTVTRWLKAEGERVEADEPLLEVSTDKVDTEIPSPAAGVLASIKVAEDETVEVGAELAVIDDGTGAPAAAPAPAAEQVAPPAPEPAPQAQPSTEQAAPAAAPTAEAAAGAGTAVGTDVVLPALGESVTEGTVTRWLKSVGDSVEADEPLLEVSTDKVDTEIPAPTSGVLLEITVGEDETAEVGAKLAVIGAPGAAPAAAPAPAAPAPAPAAAAPAPAAPAPAPAPAAPAPAPAPAPVAAAPAPAAPAPAPAAPAPVAPAAPAPAAQPTDEGAYVTPLVRKLAAENGVDLATVKGTGVGGRIRKQDVLAAAEAAKAAAPAPAAAAPSAAKKAPALEVSPLRGQTVKMPRIRKVIGDNMVKALHEQAQLSSVVEVDVTRLMKLRAKAKDSFAAREGVKLSPMPFFVKAAAQALKAHPVINAKINEAEGTITYFDTESVGIAVDSEKGLMTPVIKHAGDLNIAGIAKATADLAGKVRASKITPDELSGATFTISNTGSRGALFDTIIVPPGQVAILGIGATVKRPAVIETEEGTVIGVRDMTYLTLSYDHRLVDGADAARYLTAVKAILEAGEFEVELGL, from the coding sequence ATGGCGGTTTCCGTAACCCTTCCGGCGCTCGGCGAGAGCGTCACCGAGGGCACTGTCACCCGCTGGCTGAAGGCCGAGGGCGAGCGCGTCGAGGCCGACGAGCCGCTGCTCGAGGTCTCGACCGACAAGGTCGACACCGAGATCCCCTCGCCCGCCGCCGGTGTCCTGGCCTCCATCAAGGTCGCCGAGGACGAGACCGTTGAGGTCGGCGCCGAGCTGGCCGTCATCGACGACGGCACCGGGGCGCCCGCGGCCGCCCCGGCCCCCGCCGCCGAGCAGGTCGCCCCGCCGGCTCCCGAGCCGGCCCCGCAGGCCCAGCCCTCCACCGAGCAGGCCGCCCCGGCCGCGGCTCCGACCGCCGAGGCGGCTGCCGGTGCCGGTACGGCCGTGGGCACGGACGTGGTCCTGCCCGCGCTCGGCGAGTCCGTCACCGAGGGCACCGTCACCCGCTGGCTGAAGTCGGTCGGCGACTCCGTCGAGGCCGACGAGCCGCTGCTCGAGGTCTCCACGGACAAGGTCGACACCGAGATCCCGGCGCCCACCTCCGGTGTGCTGCTCGAGATCACGGTCGGCGAGGACGAGACGGCCGAGGTCGGCGCCAAGCTCGCCGTCATCGGCGCCCCGGGTGCCGCTCCGGCGGCCGCCCCCGCCCCGGCCGCTCCGGCTCCGGCGCCCGCCGCCGCTGCCCCGGCTCCGGCTGCCCCGGCGCCCGCTCCGGCGCCCGCCGCTCCCGCCCCGGCTCCCGCGCCCGCCCCGGTCGCCGCCGCGCCGGCTCCGGCTGCTCCGGCTCCCGCGCCGGCAGCTCCGGCTCCGGTCGCCCCGGCCGCTCCGGCGCCCGCCGCCCAGCCCACCGACGAGGGCGCCTACGTCACCCCGCTGGTGCGCAAGCTCGCCGCCGAGAACGGTGTCGACCTGGCCACCGTCAAGGGCACCGGCGTCGGCGGCCGCATCCGCAAGCAGGACGTCCTCGCCGCCGCCGAGGCCGCGAAGGCCGCTGCCCCGGCCCCCGCCGCCGCTGCTCCGTCGGCTGCGAAGAAGGCCCCGGCGCTCGAGGTCTCCCCGCTCCGTGGCCAGACCGTCAAGATGCCGCGCATCCGCAAGGTCATCGGCGACAACATGGTCAAGGCGCTGCACGAGCAGGCGCAGCTTTCGTCGGTCGTCGAGGTCGACGTCACCCGCCTGATGAAGCTGCGCGCCAAGGCGAAGGACTCCTTCGCGGCCCGTGAGGGCGTCAAGCTCTCCCCGATGCCGTTCTTCGTCAAGGCCGCCGCCCAGGCGCTGAAGGCCCACCCGGTCATCAACGCCAAGATCAACGAGGCCGAGGGGACCATCACCTACTTCGACACCGAGAGCGTCGGTATCGCGGTGGACTCCGAGAAGGGCCTGATGACCCCGGTCATCAAGCACGCCGGCGACCTCAACATCGCGGGCATCGCCAAGGCCACCGCCGACCTGGCGGGCAAGGTCCGGGCCAGCAAGATCACCCCGGACGAGCTGTCCGGCGCGACCTTCACCATCAGCAACACCGGTTCGCGCGGTGCCCTGTTCGACACGATCATCGTGCCGCCGGGCCAGGTCGCGATCCTCGGCATCGGTGCCACGGTGAAGCGCCCGGCCGTCATCGAGACGGAGGAGGGCACGGTCATCGGCGTCCGCGACATGACGTACCTGACCCTGTCCTACGACCACCGTCTGGTGGACGGCGCCGACGCGGCCCGTTACCTGACCGCGGTCAAGGCGATCCTGGAGGCGGGCGAGTTCGAGGTCGAGCTCGGGCTCTGA
- the lpdA gene encoding dihydrolipoyl dehydrogenase yields MANDASTVFDLVILGGGSGGYAAALRGAQLGLDVALIEKDKVGGTCLHRGCIPTKALLHAGEIADQARESEQFGVKATFEGIDIAGVHKYKDGVISGLYKGLQGLVASRKVTYIEGEGRLSSPTSVDVNGRRVQGRHVLLATGSVPKSLPGLEIDGNRIISSDHALVLDRVPKSAIILGGGVIGVEFASAWKSFGADVTVIEGLKHLVPVEDENSSKLLERAFRKRGIKFNLGTFFSKAEYTADGVKVTLADGKEFEAEVLLVAVGRGPVSAGLGYEEQGVAMDRGYVLVDEYMRTNVPTISAVGDLVPTLQLAHVGFAEGILVAERLAGLKTVPIDYDGVPRVTYCHPEVASVGITEAKAKEIYGADKVVALKYNLAGNGKSKILQTAGEIKLVQVKDGAVVGVHMVGDRMGEQVGEAQLIYNWEALPAEVAQLIHAHPTQNEALGEAHLALAGKPLHAHD; encoded by the coding sequence GTGGCGAACGACGCCAGCACCGTTTTCGACCTAGTGATCCTCGGCGGTGGTAGTGGCGGTTACGCCGCGGCCCTGCGCGGGGCTCAGCTGGGCCTGGACGTCGCCCTGATCGAGAAGGACAAGGTCGGCGGCACCTGCCTGCACCGGGGATGCATCCCCACCAAGGCCCTGCTGCACGCGGGCGAGATCGCCGACCAGGCTCGCGAGAGCGAGCAGTTCGGCGTCAAGGCCACCTTCGAGGGCATCGACATCGCCGGGGTCCACAAGTACAAGGACGGCGTGATCTCCGGCCTGTACAAGGGCCTGCAGGGTCTTGTCGCCTCCCGCAAGGTGACGTACATCGAGGGTGAGGGCCGGCTGTCCTCCCCCACCTCCGTCGACGTGAACGGCCGGCGCGTCCAGGGCCGCCACGTGCTGCTGGCGACCGGCTCCGTGCCGAAGTCGCTGCCGGGCCTGGAGATCGACGGCAACCGCATCATCTCCTCGGACCACGCCCTCGTCCTGGACCGCGTACCGAAGTCCGCGATCATCCTGGGCGGCGGTGTCATCGGCGTCGAGTTCGCCTCCGCCTGGAAGTCCTTCGGTGCGGACGTCACCGTCATCGAGGGCCTGAAGCACCTGGTCCCGGTCGAGGACGAGAACTCCTCCAAGCTTCTTGAGCGCGCCTTCCGCAAGCGCGGCATCAAGTTCAACCTGGGCACCTTCTTCTCGAAGGCCGAATACACCGCCGACGGCGTCAAGGTCACCCTGGCCGACGGCAAGGAGTTCGAGGCCGAGGTCCTGCTCGTCGCCGTCGGCCGTGGTCCGGTCTCCGCCGGTCTCGGTTACGAGGAGCAGGGCGTCGCGATGGACCGCGGCTACGTCCTGGTCGACGAGTACATGCGCACCAACGTTCCGACCATCTCCGCCGTCGGCGACCTCGTCCCGACCCTCCAGCTCGCGCACGTCGGCTTCGCCGAGGGCATCCTGGTGGCGGAGCGTCTGGCCGGTCTCAAGACCGTCCCGATCGACTACGACGGTGTCCCCCGCGTGACCTACTGCCACCCGGAGGTCGCCTCCGTCGGTATCACCGAGGCCAAGGCCAAGGAGATCTACGGCGCGGACAAGGTCGTCGCTCTGAAGTACAACCTTGCGGGCAACGGCAAGAGCAAGATCCTCCAGACCGCGGGCGAGATCAAGCTCGTCCAGGTCAAGGACGGTGCCGTGGTCGGCGTCCACATGGTCGGCGACCGCATGGGCGAGCAGGTCGGCGAGGCCCAGCTGATCTACAACTGGGAGGCGCTGCCGGCCGAGGTCGCTCAGCTCATCCACGCCCACCCGACGCAGAACGAGGCGCTCGGCGAGGCCCACCTGGCACTGGCCGGCAAGCCGCTGCACGCTCACGACTGA
- a CDS encoding leucyl aminopeptidase has protein sequence MTALTLSTAAAPGLRADALVIGVAKGAKGPVVAPGAEAVDKAYDGRLAGVLETLGATGAEAEVTKVPAPAGFKTPLVVAVGLGAQPEKDASYDAEALRKAAGAAARALAGSKKAAFALPLADAADVGAIAEGALLGAYSFDTYKENGKDPKAKNGKAPLAEASLLGGKPRDKEHKAALTRAAAVAEELNRARDLINTPPNDLDPQAFAAIAQAAGKEHGIKVQVLDEKALQKGGYGGILGVGAGSAAAPRLVKLSYTHSKASKHLAFVGKGITYDSGGISLKPAGHNETMKCDMSGAAAVFAAVVAAARLGLEVNVTGWLALAENMPSGSATRPGDVLRMYSGKTVEVLNTDAEGRLVLADALWAASEEKPDAIVDVATLTGAMMLALGNRTFGIMANDDAFRSAVHEAAEEVGEPAWPMPLPEHLRKGMDSSTADIANMGERMGGGLVAGLFLKEFVGEGITWAHLDIAGPAFNEGGAFGYTPKGGTGTAVRTLVRLAELTAAGDLG, from the coding sequence GTGACTGCTCTCACTCTCAGCACCGCCGCGGCGCCCGGCCTGCGGGCCGACGCACTGGTGATCGGTGTCGCCAAGGGCGCCAAGGGCCCGGTGGTCGCCCCGGGCGCCGAGGCCGTGGACAAGGCGTACGACGGCAGGCTGGCCGGCGTCCTGGAGACCCTTGGCGCCACCGGCGCCGAAGCCGAGGTGACGAAGGTGCCCGCACCGGCCGGCTTCAAGACGCCCCTCGTGGTGGCGGTGGGGCTGGGCGCGCAGCCCGAGAAGGACGCCTCGTACGACGCCGAGGCCCTGCGCAAGGCGGCCGGTGCGGCCGCCCGCGCCCTCGCAGGCTCCAAGAAGGCCGCCTTCGCCCTGCCCCTGGCGGACGCCGCCGACGTCGGCGCGATCGCCGAGGGCGCGCTCCTCGGCGCGTACTCCTTCGACACGTACAAGGAGAACGGCAAGGACCCCAAGGCGAAGAACGGCAAGGCGCCGCTCGCCGAGGCCTCCCTGCTCGGCGGCAAGCCCCGGGACAAGGAGCACAAGGCGGCGCTCACGCGTGCCGCCGCCGTCGCCGAGGAGCTCAACCGGGCCCGCGACCTGATCAACACCCCGCCGAACGACCTCGACCCGCAGGCGTTCGCCGCCATCGCCCAGGCCGCGGGCAAGGAGCACGGCATCAAGGTGCAGGTGCTCGACGAGAAGGCGCTGCAGAAGGGCGGCTACGGCGGCATCCTCGGCGTCGGCGCCGGCTCGGCGGCGGCTCCGCGCCTGGTGAAGCTGTCGTACACGCACTCCAAGGCGAGCAAGCACCTCGCCTTCGTGGGCAAGGGCATCACCTACGACTCGGGCGGCATCTCCCTGAAGCCGGCCGGCCACAACGAGACGATGAAGTGCGACATGAGCGGTGCGGCGGCCGTCTTCGCGGCCGTCGTCGCCGCCGCCCGCCTCGGCCTGGAGGTGAACGTCACCGGCTGGCTGGCGCTCGCCGAGAACATGCCGTCGGGTTCCGCGACCCGTCCCGGCGATGTCCTGCGGATGTACAGCGGCAAGACGGTCGAGGTGCTCAACACGGACGCGGAGGGCCGGCTCGTGCTGGCCGACGCGCTGTGGGCCGCGTCCGAGGAGAAGCCGGACGCGATCGTGGACGTCGCCACGCTCACCGGCGCGATGATGCTGGCGCTGGGCAACCGCACGTTCGGGATCATGGCCAACGACGACGCGTTCCGCTCCGCGGTGCACGAGGCCGCCGAGGAGGTGGGTGAGCCGGCGTGGCCGATGCCGCTGCCGGAGCACCTGCGCAAGGGGATGGACTCCTCGACCGCCGACATCGCGAACATGGGTGAGCGGATGGGAGGTGGCCTGGTCGCCGGTCTGTTCCTCAAGGAGTTCGTCGGCGAGGGCATCACCTGGGCGCACCTGGACATCGCCGGGCCCGCCTTCAATGAGGGGGGTGCCTTCGGGTACACGCCCAAGGGCGGCACGGGGACGGCTGTGCGGACGCTGGTGCGGCTTGCGGAGCTGACCGCGGCGGGCGATCTCGGTTAG
- a CDS encoding GntR family transcriptional regulator, protein MTAPVVHSLREQIREHIVEGIVSGRWKPGERIVERRIATELEVSQTPVREALRELESLRLIESAPNKGVRVRNLTAADLEESYPVRAGLEAIAAELAAGRLAEDCSALEPHVAALYEADRKADGTAQVRHTVAFHREMVRAAGNSVLLHTWEGLGIEVFTALSIRWLGTVQQSYAEEHEELVEAFRRRDPRIAELVKAHVLGCAPRHEP, encoded by the coding sequence ATGACCGCGCCCGTCGTCCACTCGCTGCGCGAACAGATCCGCGAGCACATCGTGGAGGGGATCGTCAGCGGGCGCTGGAAGCCGGGCGAGCGGATCGTCGAGCGCCGTATCGCCACGGAGCTGGAGGTCAGCCAGACACCGGTGCGGGAGGCGCTGCGCGAGCTGGAGTCGCTGCGGCTGATCGAGTCGGCGCCGAACAAGGGCGTGCGGGTGCGGAATCTGACCGCCGCCGACCTGGAGGAGAGCTACCCGGTCCGGGCCGGCCTGGAGGCGATCGCTGCGGAGCTGGCGGCGGGGAGGCTGGCGGAGGACTGCTCGGCCCTCGAGCCGCATGTCGCCGCCCTCTACGAGGCCGACCGCAAGGCCGACGGCACGGCACAGGTGCGGCACACGGTGGCCTTCCACCGCGAGATGGTCCGCGCGGCCGGCAACTCGGTGCTGCTGCACACCTGGGAGGGGCTCGGGATCGAGGTCTTCACGGCGCTGTCGATCCGCTGGCTGGGGACGGTGCAGCAGTCGTACGCGGAGGAGCACGAGGAGCTGGTGGAGGCGTTCCGCAGACGGGACCCGCGGATCGCCGAGCTGGTGAAGGCACATGTGCTGGGCTGCGCGCCCCGGCACGAGCCTTGA
- the aceE gene encoding pyruvate dehydrogenase (acetyl-transferring), homodimeric type, with product MTDSNAIQPSELDQLPDRDPEETAEWQASLDAVAKAAGPHRAAYLMRRTLERAEGNGIALPKLLETDYVNTIPTAAEPAVPGDEAMEARITAWNRWNAAAMVTRGSKHGVGGHIATFASAAWLYETGFNHFFQGKEADGSGDQLYIQGHASPGIYARAFLDGRLTEQHLDNFRQEAGGNGLPSYPHPRRLPWLWEFPTVSMGLGPLSAIYQARFNRYLTHRGIKDVSASHVWAFLGDGEMDEPESTAALALAAREELDNLTFVINCNLQRLDGPVRANFKIVQELEAQFRGAGWNVIKTLWGSAWDELFRLDTTGALVRRLREVPDAQVQTYQTRDAAYIRQDFFGKDPALVELAKLLSDDKILECFHLSRGGHEARKVYAAYKAAVEHKGAPTVILAQTVKGFTLGEGFASKNANHQMKKLTVDEFKAMRDLLGLPIKDSDFVDGVVPYGHPGADSPEVRYLQERRAALGGPAPARRTHAPAPLPAPAEKAFASFDKGSGSQNVATTMAFVRLVKDLVRDKETGRRWVPIVPDEARTFGMESLFPSLGIYSPKGQTYEPVDRDQLMYYKEAKNGQILNEGITEAGSMADFIAASTAYATHGEAMIPFYIFYSMFGWQRTADQMWQLGDQLGRGFLVGATAGRTTLTGEGLQHADGHSPVIAATNPAALTYDPAFAYEIAVIVKDGLRRMYGEAAPGEDPNVFYYLTVYNEPLPQPAKPAGPGIDEGIVKGLYRFNTAETAGLSPMANAPRIQLLGSGTGIHWVLQAQKLLAEEWGVAADVWSATSWTELRRDALEADAALLRGEERVPYVRQALHGAEGPVLAVSDYMRQVPDQIAQWVEQDWSSLGADGFGLSDTRDAARRHFGVDAESIVVAALAQLAKRGEVKAASVKEARERYGL from the coding sequence ATGACCGACTCCAACGCCATCCAGCCGAGCGAGCTCGACCAGCTCCCCGACCGGGACCCGGAGGAGACCGCCGAATGGCAGGCCTCGCTGGACGCGGTCGCCAAGGCGGCCGGCCCGCACCGTGCCGCGTACCTGATGCGCCGCACGCTGGAGCGCGCGGAGGGCAACGGCATCGCGCTGCCCAAGCTCCTCGAGACCGACTACGTCAACACCATCCCGACCGCCGCCGAGCCCGCCGTGCCCGGTGACGAGGCGATGGAGGCCCGTATCACGGCGTGGAACCGCTGGAACGCGGCCGCGATGGTGACCCGCGGCTCCAAACACGGCGTCGGCGGCCACATCGCCACCTTCGCCTCCGCCGCCTGGCTCTACGAGACCGGCTTCAACCACTTCTTCCAGGGCAAGGAGGCCGACGGCTCGGGCGACCAGCTCTACATCCAGGGCCACGCCTCCCCCGGCATCTACGCCCGCGCCTTCCTCGACGGCCGCCTGACCGAGCAGCACCTCGACAACTTCCGCCAGGAGGCCGGCGGCAACGGCCTGCCCTCCTACCCGCACCCCCGCCGCCTGCCCTGGCTGTGGGAGTTCCCGACGGTGTCGATGGGCCTCGGCCCGCTCTCCGCCATCTACCAGGCGCGCTTCAACCGCTACCTCACCCACCGCGGCATCAAGGACGTCTCCGCGTCCCACGTGTGGGCCTTCCTCGGCGACGGCGAGATGGACGAGCCGGAGTCGACGGCGGCCCTCGCCCTCGCCGCCCGCGAGGAGCTCGACAACCTCACCTTCGTCATCAACTGCAACCTGCAGCGTCTCGACGGCCCGGTCCGCGCCAACTTCAAGATCGTGCAGGAGCTGGAGGCCCAGTTCCGCGGCGCCGGCTGGAACGTCATCAAGACGCTCTGGGGCTCCGCCTGGGACGAGCTCTTCCGGCTCGACACCACCGGCGCCCTCGTACGCCGCCTGCGCGAGGTACCCGACGCCCAGGTGCAGACGTACCAGACCCGCGACGCCGCCTACATCCGCCAGGACTTCTTCGGCAAGGACCCGGCACTCGTCGAGCTGGCGAAGCTGCTGAGCGACGACAAGATCCTCGAGTGCTTCCACCTCTCCCGCGGTGGTCACGAGGCACGCAAGGTGTACGCGGCGTACAAGGCGGCCGTCGAGCACAAGGGCGCCCCGACCGTCATCCTGGCCCAGACCGTCAAGGGCTTCACGCTCGGCGAGGGCTTCGCGTCGAAGAACGCCAACCACCAGATGAAGAAGCTGACGGTGGACGAGTTCAAGGCGATGCGCGACCTGCTCGGCCTGCCGATCAAGGACAGCGACTTCGTCGACGGGGTCGTCCCCTACGGCCACCCCGGCGCCGACTCCCCCGAGGTCCGCTACCTCCAGGAGCGTCGCGCGGCCCTCGGCGGTCCGGCCCCCGCGCGCCGTACGCACGCGCCGGCCCCGCTGCCCGCCCCCGCCGAGAAGGCCTTCGCCTCCTTCGACAAGGGCTCCGGCTCCCAGAACGTCGCCACGACCATGGCCTTCGTACGCCTGGTCAAGGACCTGGTCCGCGACAAGGAGACCGGCAGGCGCTGGGTGCCGATCGTCCCCGACGAGGCGCGCACCTTCGGCATGGAGAGCCTGTTCCCCTCCCTCGGGATCTACTCCCCCAAGGGCCAGACGTACGAGCCGGTCGACCGCGACCAGCTGATGTACTACAAGGAGGCCAAGAACGGCCAGATCCTCAACGAGGGGATCACCGAGGCCGGTTCGATGGCCGACTTCATCGCCGCGTCCACCGCGTACGCCACGCACGGCGAGGCGATGATCCCGTTCTACATCTTCTACTCGATGTTCGGCTGGCAGCGCACGGCCGACCAGATGTGGCAGCTCGGCGACCAGCTCGGCCGCGGCTTCCTCGTCGGCGCGACGGCGGGCCGCACCACGCTGACCGGCGAGGGTCTGCAGCACGCCGACGGCCACTCCCCCGTCATCGCCGCGACCAACCCCGCCGCCCTGACCTACGACCCGGCCTTCGCGTACGAGATCGCGGTCATCGTCAAGGACGGTCTGCGCCGGATGTACGGCGAGGCGGCCCCGGGCGAGGACCCGAACGTCTTCTACTACCTCACCGTGTACAACGAGCCGCTCCCGCAGCCCGCGAAGCCGGCCGGCCCCGGCATCGACGAGGGCATCGTCAAGGGCCTGTACCGCTTCAACACGGCCGAGACGGCTGGGCTGTCCCCGATGGCCAACGCCCCGCGCATCCAGCTGCTGGGCTCCGGCACCGGGATCCACTGGGTGCTGCAGGCGCAGAAGCTCCTCGCCGAGGAGTGGGGCGTCGCGGCGGACGTGTGGTCGGCGACCTCCTGGACCGAGCTGCGCCGTGACGCGCTGGAGGCCGACGCGGCCCTGCTGCGCGGCGAGGAGCGCGTCCCGTACGTTCGGCAGGCGCTGCACGGCGCCGAGGGCCCCGTGCTCGCGGTCTCCGACTACATGCGCCAGGTCCCGGACCAGATCGCGCAGTGGGTCGAGCAGGACTGGTCCTCGCTGGGCGCCGACGGCTTCGGCCTGTCGGACACCCGTGACGCCGCCCGCCGCCACTTCGGCGTCGACGCCGAGTCGATCGTCGTCGCGGCCCTGGCCCAGCTCGCCAAGCGGGGCGAGGTCAAGGCGGCCTCGGTGAAGGAAGCGCGCGAGAGGTACGGCCTGTAG